Proteins encoded in a region of the Pocillopora verrucosa isolate sample1 chromosome 11, ASM3666991v2, whole genome shotgun sequence genome:
- the LOC131795312 gene encoding complement C2-like isoform X2, translating to MFWTDRGNPPKIEKLTLHGTNRVAIVTTNLLKPYGITLDRRNKLIFWVDDGMDVIESVDYNGNSRKLLFHRPGMSFSGVTFTSSYLFINGWNQNWVSQLDAYNGTVVGNVTTGGILTGGIVALNGSLQLPVTMCPALPAPTDGAILGCPGNASVNYDTVCQFLCNNGYKGYGSQERRCQHDGTWSGREFICQTVKCTLPTNGILLGCNTNSTEMSLGAECRFSCKERAEEIGSTVRKCSENGTWSGMDLVCAECWSLLRCGSRYHQLAS from the exons ATGTTTTGGACTGACAGGGGGAACCCACCGAAGATCGAGAAATTAACTTTACATGGCACAAACCGTGTCGCCATAGTAACGACCAATCTTTTGAAGCCATATGGTATCACTCTTGATCGacgaaacaaacttattttctgGGTGGACGATGGAATGGACGTGATAGAATCCGTTGACTACAATGGAAACAGCAGAAAACTTCTCTTTCACCGGCCAGGAATGTCATTCAGTGGAGTTACTTTTACGTCGTCCTATTTGTTCATCAATGGTTGGAATCAAAATTGGGTTTCTCAATTAGATGCCTATAATGGAACAGTGGTAGGAAATGTAACAACCGGCGGCATTTTAACCGGGGGAATCGTCGCATTGAACGGCTCACTGCAGTTACCAG TGACAATGTGTCCGGCGTTACCTGCGCCGACTGATGGAGCAATACTTGGATGCCCAGGAAATGCAAGTGTAAATTATGATACAGTCTGTCAGTTCTTGTGCAACAATGGCTACAAAGGTTATGGTTCTCAAGAAAGAAGATGTCAACACGATGGAACCTGGAGTGGACGAGAGTTTATTTGTCAAA CTGTTAAATGCACTTTACCAACCAATGGCATACTCTTGGGATGTAACACGAACTCCACAGAGATGTCACTTGGCGCAGAATGTAGGTTCTCTTGTAAGGAAAGAGCTGAGGAGATCGGTTCAACAGTCAGGAAATGTTCAGAGAATGGAACCTGGAGTGGTATGGACCTCGTCTGTGCAG AGTGCTGGTCTTTATTGCGATGTGGTTCACGATACCATCAGTTGGCATCTTAA
- the LOC131795312 gene encoding complement C2-like isoform X1 produces MFWTDRGNPPKIEKLTLHGTNRVAIVTTNLLKPYGITLDRRNKLIFWVDDGMDVIESVDYNGNSRKLLFHRPGMSFSGVTFTSSYLFINGWNQNWVSQLDAYNGTVVGNVTTGGILTGGIVALNGSLQLPVTMCPALPAPTDGAILGCPGNASVNYDTVCQFLCNNGYKGYGSQERRCQHDGTWSGREFICQTVKCTLPTNGILLGCNTNSTEMSLGAECRFSCKERAEEIGSTVRKCSENGTWSGMDLVCAGIRFTNTYFWRVLLPCTIDDLGRRISSRSSIVFPRLAAIVDRDN; encoded by the exons ATGTTTTGGACTGACAGGGGGAACCCACCGAAGATCGAGAAATTAACTTTACATGGCACAAACCGTGTCGCCATAGTAACGACCAATCTTTTGAAGCCATATGGTATCACTCTTGATCGacgaaacaaacttattttctgGGTGGACGATGGAATGGACGTGATAGAATCCGTTGACTACAATGGAAACAGCAGAAAACTTCTCTTTCACCGGCCAGGAATGTCATTCAGTGGAGTTACTTTTACGTCGTCCTATTTGTTCATCAATGGTTGGAATCAAAATTGGGTTTCTCAATTAGATGCCTATAATGGAACAGTGGTAGGAAATGTAACAACCGGCGGCATTTTAACCGGGGGAATCGTCGCATTGAACGGCTCACTGCAGTTACCAG TGACAATGTGTCCGGCGTTACCTGCGCCGACTGATGGAGCAATACTTGGATGCCCAGGAAATGCAAGTGTAAATTATGATACAGTCTGTCAGTTCTTGTGCAACAATGGCTACAAAGGTTATGGTTCTCAAGAAAGAAGATGTCAACACGATGGAACCTGGAGTGGACGAGAGTTTATTTGTCAAA CTGTTAAATGCACTTTACCAACCAATGGCATACTCTTGGGATGTAACACGAACTCCACAGAGATGTCACTTGGCGCAGAATGTAGGTTCTCTTGTAAGGAAAGAGCTGAGGAGATCGGTTCAACAGTCAGGAAATGTTCAGAGAATGGAACCTGGAGTGGTATGGACCTCGTCTGTGCAGGTATAAGATTTACGAATACCTACTTCTGGAGAGTGTTGCTCCCTTGTACTATTGATGATCTTGGAAGACGAATCAGTTCAAGATCATCAATAGTCTTTCCAAGGTTGGCTGCGATTGTAGATCGCGACAATTGA
- the LOC136284111 gene encoding LOW QUALITY PROTEIN: E-selectin-like (The sequence of the model RefSeq protein was modified relative to this genomic sequence to represent the inferred CDS: deleted 2 bases in 1 codon), whose translation MDPFRFELITCPVASPSSGTRAICPRNATVHHNTVYYNTTCQFSCKDGYVGSGSQVRRCQRNGTWSGQNYSCQKITCPVLSPPTHGKRYGCPGNFPLYNGTVCRFTCNNGYVGSGSQVRRCQYDGIWSGQNFVCKTLKCPTLSLPRNGVLLGCNTNNTEMLYDTECRFFCKEGSEAIGATIKRCAENGTWIGPDLICPGTRYANYWYYQNVMEFKWFSSFYLLYSLRRMTNRFDIVSGLSAQRLQRL comes from the exons atggacCCCTTTCGTTTTGAAT TGATAACATGTCCAGTGGCTTCACCATCCAGTGGTACAAGAGCCATATGTCCGAGGAACGCAACAGTGCATCACAATACAGTGTATTACAATACAACCTGTCAATTCTCGTGTAAGGATGGCTATGTAGGATCTGGCTCTCAAGTAAGAAGATGTCAGCGCAATGGAACTTGGAGTGGACAGAATTATTCTTGTCAAA AGATCACATGTCCAGTACTGTCTCCACCAACTCATGGAAAAAGATATGGATGTCCAGGAAATTTCCCATTATATAACGGTACCGTCTGTCGGTTCACGTGTAATAATGGCTATGTAGGATCAGGATCTCAAGTCAGAAGGTGTCAGTACGATGGAATTTGGAGTGGACAGAACTTTGTTTGTAAAA CGTTAAAGTGCCCGACCTTGTCATTACCGAGGAATGGTGTCCTCTTGGGATGTAACACCAATAACACAGAGATGTTATATGACACTGAATGCAGGTTCTTTTGTAAGGAAGGATCTGAAGCGATTGGTGCAACAATAAAGAGGTGTGCTGAAAATGGGACGTGGATTGGACCAGACCTTATTTGTCCAGGTACGAGATATGCGAACTATTGGTACTATCAAAATGTTATGGAATTTAAGTGGTTTTCG AGTttttacttgttgtattcattgCGTCGCATGACGAATCGATTCGATATCGTCAGTGGTCTTTCCGCCCAACGCTTGCAGCGATTGTAG
- the LOC131795293 gene encoding low-density lipoprotein receptor-related protein 6-like isoform X1, which translates to MSYDPECRFFCKEGSEAIGATIKRCAENGTWIGPDLVCPELRRRACNHPCLLVPSYDHILALDFGNKTSYSVISNLTKAAALDFHYNLGYIFWSDIGDRNIKRSNMDGTNIRIIHNDTGYCWGLAVEWNSLKLYWTDSTNGTISVSDFQGNHKRILWSSKAERPDGIVLDLHKGLMFWTDWGNPPKIEKSTLHGTNRVAIVTTNLTHPFGITLDRRNKLIFWVDNGMNVIESVDYNGNSRKLLFHRPGMSFSGVTFTSSYLFINGWNQNWVSQLDAYNGTVVGNVTTGGILTGGIVALNGSLQLPVTMCPALPAPTDGAILGCPGNASVNYDTVCQFLCNNGYIGYGSQERRCQHDGTWSGREFIFQTVKCTLPTNGILLGCNTNSTEMSLGAECRFSCKERAEEIGSTVRKCSENGTWSGVDLVCAAMRHSCNSPCLLVANVDRVLALDYDNKSIFPVASNLSSAIDVDFHYNKGYIFWCNFLSSIQRSNMDGTNITVIHNETSCYGLAVEWDSLQLYWTGYHNKTMMVSDLDGNNKRIVFSSLSGPTDIVLDPHQGLMFWIDTGNISKVERSTLYGTQRVTIAVHNYPYSTGITLDRRRMLIFWLSQWNLIESIDYSGNNRRKVFQRDGVNFFGLTFISSDLFATNRRLSGSVYRLNTSDGKVKSNVTVTSYWGGFFWSRCK; encoded by the exons AACTGAGACGACGTGCTTGCAATCATCCATGTCTTTTGGTTCCCAGTTATGACCACATATTGGCTTTGGACTTCGGTAATAAGACAAGTTATTCAGTAATTTCCAATTTGACCAAGGCTGCAGCTTTAGACTTTCATTACAACTTGGGCTACATATTTTGGAGTGATATAGGAGACCGAAACATCAAGCGCTCCAATATGGACGGCACAAATATTAGAATTATCCACAACGACACAGGGTACTGTTGGGGTCTAGCAGTGGAATGGAACTCATTAAAATTGTATTGGACCGATTCAACAAATGGTACCATATCGGTATCAGACTTTCAGGGAAATCACAAAAGAATTCTCTGGTCATCAAAAGCTGAAAGGCCGGACGGAATTGTTCTCGACCTACACAAGGG ATTGATGTTTTGGACTGACTGGGGGAACCCGCCGAAAATCGAGAAATCAACTTTACATGGCACAAATCGTGTCGCCATAGTAACGACCAATCTTACGCACCCATTTGGTATCACTCTTGATCGacgaaacaaacttattttctgGGTGGACAATGGAATGAACGTGATAGAATCCGTTGACTACAATGGAAACAGCAGAAAACTTCTCTTTCACCGGCCAGGAATGTCATTCAGTGGAGTTACTTTTACGTCGTCCTATTTGTTCATCAATGGTTGGAATCAAAATTGGGTTTCTCAATTGGATGCCTATAATGGAACAGTGGTAGGAAATGTAACAACCGGCGGCATTTTAACCGGGGGAATCGTCGCATTGAACGGCTCACTGCAGTTACCAG TAACAATGTGTCCGGCGTTACCTGCGCCGACTGATGGAGCAATACTTGGATGCCCAGGAAATGCAAGTGTAAATTATGATACAGTCTGTCAGTTCTTGTGCAACAATGGCTACATAGGTTATGGTTCTCAAGAAAGAAGATGTCAACACGATGGAACCTGGAGTGGACGagagtttatttttcaaa CTGTTAAATGCACTTTACCAACCAATGGCATACTCTTGGGATGTAACACGAACTCCACAGAGATGTCACTTGGCGCAGAATGTAGGTTCTCTTGTAAGGAAAGAGCTGAGGAGATCGGTTCAACAGTCAGGAAATGTTCAGAGAATGGAACCTGGAGTGGTGTGGACCTCGTCTGTGCAG CAATGAGGCATTCGTGCAACTCGCCATGTCTTCTGGTTGCAAATGTAGACCGCGTATTAGCTTTGGATTACGACAACAAGTCGATATTTCCAGTCGCTTCCAATTTATCATCAGCTATAGATGTAGACTTTCATTACAATAAGGGTTACATATTTTGGTGCAACTTTCTATCCAGTATCCAGCGCTCGAATATGGACGGCACAAACATCACCGTTATCCACAATGAGACTTCCTGTTATGGTTTGGCAGTAGAGTGGGACTCCTTGCAGCTGTATTGGACCGGTTATCACAACAAAACTATGATGGTATCAGACCTCGATGGAAATAACAAACGCATTGTTTTCTCTTCGCTCTCTGGACCAACCGATATCGTTCTTGATCCACACCAAGG ATTGATGTTTTGGATTGATACTGGAAATATTTCTAAGGTGGAAAGATCAACTTTATACGGAACACAGCGTGTCACTATAGCGGTACATAATTATCCGTATTCAACTGGTATCACTCTTGATAGAAGAAGAATGCTTATATTCTGGCTGAGTCAATGGAACTTGATAGAGTCCATAGACTATAGTGGCAACAATAGAAGGAAAGTTTTTCAAAGAGATGGAGTCAACTTTTTTGGACTTACTTTCATCTCGTCTGACTTATTCGCCACTAACCGGCGGTTATCAGGGAGCGTTTACAGACTGAATACCTCCGATGGAAAAGTTAAAAGTAATGTAACCGTCACAAGCTACTGGGGAGGCTTTTTTTGGTCTCGTTGCAAATGA
- the LOC131795293 gene encoding low-density lipoprotein receptor-related protein 6-like isoform X2, with product MDGTNIRIIHNDTGYCWGLAVEWNSLKLYWTDSTNGTISVSDFQGNHKRILWSSKAERPDGIVLDLHKGLMFWTDWGNPPKIEKSTLHGTNRVAIVTTNLTHPFGITLDRRNKLIFWVDNGMNVIESVDYNGNSRKLLFHRPGMSFSGVTFTSSYLFINGWNQNWVSQLDAYNGTVVGNVTTGGILTGGIVALNGSLQLPVTMCPALPAPTDGAILGCPGNASVNYDTVCQFLCNNGYIGYGSQERRCQHDGTWSGREFIFQTVKCTLPTNGILLGCNTNSTEMSLGAECRFSCKERAEEIGSTVRKCSENGTWSGVDLVCAAMRHSCNSPCLLVANVDRVLALDYDNKSIFPVASNLSSAIDVDFHYNKGYIFWCNFLSSIQRSNMDGTNITVIHNETSCYGLAVEWDSLQLYWTGYHNKTMMVSDLDGNNKRIVFSSLSGPTDIVLDPHQGLMFWIDTGNISKVERSTLYGTQRVTIAVHNYPYSTGITLDRRRMLIFWLSQWNLIESIDYSGNNRRKVFQRDGVNFFGLTFISSDLFATNRRLSGSVYRLNTSDGKVKSNVTVTSYWGGFFWSRCK from the exons ATGGACGGCACAAATATTAGAATTATCCACAACGACACAGGGTACTGTTGGGGTCTAGCAGTGGAATGGAACTCATTAAAATTGTATTGGACCGATTCAACAAATGGTACCATATCGGTATCAGACTTTCAGGGAAATCACAAAAGAATTCTCTGGTCATCAAAAGCTGAAAGGCCGGACGGAATTGTTCTCGACCTACACAAGGG ATTGATGTTTTGGACTGACTGGGGGAACCCGCCGAAAATCGAGAAATCAACTTTACATGGCACAAATCGTGTCGCCATAGTAACGACCAATCTTACGCACCCATTTGGTATCACTCTTGATCGacgaaacaaacttattttctgGGTGGACAATGGAATGAACGTGATAGAATCCGTTGACTACAATGGAAACAGCAGAAAACTTCTCTTTCACCGGCCAGGAATGTCATTCAGTGGAGTTACTTTTACGTCGTCCTATTTGTTCATCAATGGTTGGAATCAAAATTGGGTTTCTCAATTGGATGCCTATAATGGAACAGTGGTAGGAAATGTAACAACCGGCGGCATTTTAACCGGGGGAATCGTCGCATTGAACGGCTCACTGCAGTTACCAG TAACAATGTGTCCGGCGTTACCTGCGCCGACTGATGGAGCAATACTTGGATGCCCAGGAAATGCAAGTGTAAATTATGATACAGTCTGTCAGTTCTTGTGCAACAATGGCTACATAGGTTATGGTTCTCAAGAAAGAAGATGTCAACACGATGGAACCTGGAGTGGACGagagtttatttttcaaa CTGTTAAATGCACTTTACCAACCAATGGCATACTCTTGGGATGTAACACGAACTCCACAGAGATGTCACTTGGCGCAGAATGTAGGTTCTCTTGTAAGGAAAGAGCTGAGGAGATCGGTTCAACAGTCAGGAAATGTTCAGAGAATGGAACCTGGAGTGGTGTGGACCTCGTCTGTGCAG CAATGAGGCATTCGTGCAACTCGCCATGTCTTCTGGTTGCAAATGTAGACCGCGTATTAGCTTTGGATTACGACAACAAGTCGATATTTCCAGTCGCTTCCAATTTATCATCAGCTATAGATGTAGACTTTCATTACAATAAGGGTTACATATTTTGGTGCAACTTTCTATCCAGTATCCAGCGCTCGAATATGGACGGCACAAACATCACCGTTATCCACAATGAGACTTCCTGTTATGGTTTGGCAGTAGAGTGGGACTCCTTGCAGCTGTATTGGACCGGTTATCACAACAAAACTATGATGGTATCAGACCTCGATGGAAATAACAAACGCATTGTTTTCTCTTCGCTCTCTGGACCAACCGATATCGTTCTTGATCCACACCAAGG ATTGATGTTTTGGATTGATACTGGAAATATTTCTAAGGTGGAAAGATCAACTTTATACGGAACACAGCGTGTCACTATAGCGGTACATAATTATCCGTATTCAACTGGTATCACTCTTGATAGAAGAAGAATGCTTATATTCTGGCTGAGTCAATGGAACTTGATAGAGTCCATAGACTATAGTGGCAACAATAGAAGGAAAGTTTTTCAAAGAGATGGAGTCAACTTTTTTGGACTTACTTTCATCTCGTCTGACTTATTCGCCACTAACCGGCGGTTATCAGGGAGCGTTTACAGACTGAATACCTCCGATGGAAAAGTTAAAAGTAATGTAACCGTCACAAGCTACTGGGGAGGCTTTTTTTGGTCTCGTTGCAAATGA